The nucleotide window ctacgATActtctgcaagcaagattttccttGTACCTGTAACTCACTGAACTTAATATAAATTCCGCTTGAGTGCTGCACATTACCAAGCGTTTCAAGATCCAGGGAGACGGCAAATTAGTGACAGATGCAAGGATTATTTTATGCATGGATTTGATACTGTACTGGAATTGAATGTCCACGAGACTGGTGAAAGAAGAGCCAATCAGAATATGAAATAGTCAGATAGATCAGCACTTGGGCCAAAGTAATTGATCGGGTGAGCGATGGGGGAAAGAAAGTGAATGGATACCCCTGCGGGAAGCCAGTACTAATTCATCTGGCCGATTGGCTTCATTTAAAGCGAGAGATCGCATTTTATAAACAGACAATTGGCTAAATAaccttagaaacaaggaaccgcaggtggtgttgtacaaaaatatatacaaaagtgccgtagtgactcagcaggattaggcagcatctctggagaacatggataggtgacggtttagGTCGGGACCTGAAGATGGGCCctgatcctgaaacgtcacctatccatgttctcccaagatgctgcctgtcccagcctgTCCCAGCTGATTCTTCCACAGCAACTACTAGAGTAAAGGACAATTGGTCATGGTGTTTTCATGATGAGGCATTAAACAAAGTCTTCTCAGGCACATATAAAAGGTTGCATGCCACTTGTTAGAAAAAATTGTCTGTGTCCTAAACAAAATTTATGCTCaagcaagatttaaaaaaatcagataatcttataatttaaattatttcatgTTGTACATAAAACAGCTGCGTAAAGCCTACACTGCAAATTGTAATAATGCACAATTTGATATCCTTGGGGTTATTGAAAGGTAAAGTTAAATTGGAAGAAGAAAGGACTTGCCATCATATAGTGCTTGCTACTATCTCAGGCTATTTCCAACAAACTGTTTTTTACCCGATAGATTTGTGCTGGCACTGCGCTCAACTGCAGTGACTAATGCAAACGTTTAACGCAGGTATCAAAATTTAAGGACAAAAAGACATTAAATGCATTGTGATTCCAATAATGAGGTCTCTGCTTCCAAGTTGCATGTACTGTAACAAAATGATCATTAATTCTCACGGCACATCACATGTTTACAAATACTGTGTAAACCACCATTTACAGAATGATTTTTTACAACATTTAATTCATTTTGCAGTTGTTCCAGTAAATGAAGATGAGGTTAAACGCTGTAGGTGTCATGGATATCGAAAGGACAAGATACCCGGGATTTACATAACACAAATTGATATCTTTCCCAGGAGTAGAAGATGCAGAAGAACAGAAATCATGTAAGAATTGATTTAATAAGAATTAAACTTGTCACACTTATGTTTCCATTGTGGTTTTGCTGATCATTTGGAGAAATTGTGTAAATGCATTAATATGGGCAGATCATCTGCAAAAGTAGAAAAGACAATCAGGAGAATCCTTACAGAAAGCTAATCCCATATTTAAATAAACCCGTGGCAATGTAAACATAGAATTTCAAGTTATCAAAAGATGTAAAATGTCCCCTTTCTGTTTCAGAGCACAGCTTATTCCAAAATACAACAGCTATCTAATCTGTTTGGAGAGGACGGCTCCTTGGCTAAAGATATTAATCGAAAATTTATTAGCAAATACAAAGTAAAGTAAATAAGGACTTCATTTGCTGAAATGGTATTATACATTGTGAAATATTCTTTTTGCTACAAC belongs to Leucoraja erinacea ecotype New England chromosome 1, Leri_hhj_1, whole genome shotgun sequence and includes:
- the LOC129700427 gene encoding C-X-C motif chemokine 13-like, with translation MNCGATVIILLLFGHCAAFTQVNEDEVKRCRCHGYRKDKIPGIYITQIDIFPRSRRCRRTEIIAQLIPKYNSYLICLERTAPWLKILIENLLANTK